One window from the genome of Variovorax sp. PAMC26660 encodes:
- a CDS encoding M20 aminoacylase family protein — MNIVDSFAANATRFVDIRRDIHAHPELGFEEHRTSEKVAGLLAKWGIEVHRGIAGTGLVGVLRKGTGTRTIGLRADMDALPLHEANEFAHKSTHAGRMHACGHDGHTTMLLAAAWHLSQQGPDDFDGTVHFIFQPAEEMGKAGAKKMIQDGLFERFPCDAVFALHNFPVGDVGRFALNEGALMASSNTYKITVRGRGTHASMPHTGIDPVAAVVTLAQQLQTIVPRTIPSTERALLAVTQLQGSDAPNVIPDVATVGGTIRTFSIEAIDKIEARLREVAAGVAAAHGCTAEVFFNRSSPPTVNHPAEARFAAGVMREVVGDDMVTDDFPAVMGAEDFAHMLLARPGCYAFLGNGDGDHRLGGHGPGPCIIHNTSFDFNDEIIPIGASYFVKLAQRWLPSGT, encoded by the coding sequence ATGAACATCGTCGACTCCTTCGCCGCCAACGCCACCCGCTTCGTCGACATCCGGCGCGACATCCACGCGCACCCCGAACTCGGTTTCGAGGAACACCGCACCTCCGAAAAAGTCGCAGGCCTGCTCGCCAAATGGGGCATCGAGGTGCACCGCGGCATCGCCGGCACGGGGCTGGTGGGCGTGCTGCGCAAGGGCACGGGCACGCGCACCATCGGCCTGCGCGCGGACATGGACGCGCTGCCGCTGCACGAGGCCAACGAGTTCGCCCACAAGTCCACCCACGCCGGCCGCATGCACGCCTGCGGGCATGACGGCCACACGACGATGCTGCTGGCTGCCGCGTGGCACCTGTCGCAGCAAGGGCCAGACGATTTCGACGGCACGGTGCACTTCATCTTCCAGCCGGCCGAGGAGATGGGCAAGGCCGGCGCCAAGAAGATGATCCAGGACGGCCTGTTCGAGCGCTTCCCCTGCGACGCGGTCTTCGCGCTGCACAACTTCCCGGTCGGCGACGTCGGCCGTTTCGCGCTCAACGAAGGCGCGCTGATGGCGTCGAGCAACACCTACAAGATCACGGTGCGCGGTCGCGGCACGCACGCCTCGATGCCGCACACCGGCATCGACCCGGTGGCGGCGGTGGTCACGCTGGCGCAGCAGTTGCAGACCATCGTGCCGCGCACCATCCCGAGCACCGAGCGCGCACTGCTCGCTGTCACGCAGTTGCAGGGCTCCGATGCGCCCAACGTGATTCCCGATGTGGCCACCGTGGGCGGCACGATCCGCACTTTCTCCATCGAAGCCATCGACAAGATCGAGGCCCGCCTGCGCGAAGTGGCCGCGGGCGTGGCGGCGGCGCACGGCTGCACGGCCGAGGTGTTCTTCAATCGCTCGTCGCCGCCCACGGTCAACCACCCGGCGGAGGCGCGCTTCGCGGCGGGCGTGATGCGCGAGGTGGTGGGCGACGACATGGTCACCGACGACTTCCCTGCCGTGATGGGCGCCGAAGACTTCGCCCACATGCTGCTCGCGCGGCCCGGCTGCTATGCCTTCCTGGGCAATGGCGACGGCGACCACCGGCTCGGTGGCCACGGGCCCGGCCCTTGCATCATCCACAACACCTCGTTCGACTTCAACGACGAGATCATCCCGATCGGTGCCAGCTACTTCGTGAAGCTGGCGCAGCGCTGGCTGCCGTCGGGCACCTGA
- a CDS encoding pirin family protein — translation MTTATALASAAATETRAIVYRTRGSKHGAITRLVSPGDLGEFLKPFVFLDLFGFNTEGGHKGFGLHPHSGIATLTWLIEGDTLYEDTTGEQGVLLGGGVEWMRAGNGVWHTGAPAPGVKRVQGFQLWVALPASEENAPAQSIYLAPSQVPQEGPARVLLGRYGAAQSAIPAPSPMNYLAVQLKDGEHWRYTPPAGHTVGWVAVNAGRLGAGHSAGGPVDAGELAVFEESDTALDFVAHGDTSFVLGSAVKHPHDLVMGHYSVHTSRATLDQGEAEIRRVGAKLRQEGRLA, via the coding sequence ATGACGACCGCGACTGCACTCGCCAGCGCCGCAGCCACCGAAACCCGCGCCATCGTCTACCGCACGCGCGGCTCGAAGCACGGGGCGATCACGCGGCTCGTGAGCCCGGGCGACCTGGGCGAATTCCTCAAGCCCTTCGTGTTCCTCGACCTGTTCGGCTTCAACACCGAAGGTGGCCACAAGGGCTTCGGCCTGCATCCGCATTCGGGCATTGCCACGTTGACCTGGCTGATCGAGGGCGACACGCTCTACGAAGACACGACCGGCGAACAAGGCGTGCTGCTGGGTGGCGGCGTCGAGTGGATGCGCGCCGGCAACGGCGTGTGGCACACCGGTGCGCCCGCGCCGGGCGTCAAGCGCGTGCAGGGCTTCCAGCTCTGGGTGGCCTTGCCGGCCTCGGAAGAAAACGCGCCGGCCCAGAGCATCTACCTTGCGCCCTCGCAGGTGCCGCAGGAAGGGCCCGCGCGTGTGCTGCTCGGACGCTATGGCGCGGCGCAAAGCGCCATTCCGGCACCGTCCCCGATGAACTACCTGGCCGTGCAGTTGAAAGACGGCGAACACTGGCGCTACACGCCGCCCGCTGGCCACACGGTGGGCTGGGTCGCGGTCAACGCGGGCCGGCTCGGCGCGGGCCACAGCGCGGGTGGCCCGGTCGATGCCGGCGAACTGGCAGTGTTCGAGGAATCCGACACGGCCCTGGACTTCGTGGCGCATGGCGACACGTCCTTCGTGCTGGGCTCGGCGGTGAAGCATCCGCACGACCTGGTGATGGGCCACTACTCGGTGCACACGAGCCGGGCGACTCTGGACCAGGGCGAGGCCGAGATCCGGCGCGTCGGGGCGAAGCTGCGGCAGGAAGGGCGGCTCGCTTGA
- a CDS encoding NADPH-dependent FMN reductase has product MTQQQPRIGIILGSTREGRFGEKPAQWIHEIAKQRTDLAFELVDLRDHPLPFFNEAGAPAWGPVKNEAAQRWQAKLATFDGLVVVTPEYNHGPSAVLKNAIDWAYKEFIRKPIGFVGYGGVGAARAIEQLRLIAVEMQMAPVRNAVHIGMVEFLGIWQQGKTFEDFPHLGQAAKGMLDDMAWWAKALKTARDTA; this is encoded by the coding sequence ATGACCCAACAACAACCCCGCATCGGCATCATCCTCGGCTCGACCCGCGAAGGCCGCTTCGGCGAGAAGCCCGCGCAGTGGATCCACGAGATCGCCAAGCAGCGCACCGACCTCGCCTTCGAGCTGGTCGACCTGCGCGACCATCCGCTGCCCTTCTTCAACGAGGCCGGCGCGCCCGCCTGGGGCCCGGTGAAGAACGAGGCCGCGCAGCGCTGGCAGGCCAAACTGGCCACCTTCGACGGCCTCGTCGTCGTCACGCCCGAATACAACCACGGCCCCAGCGCGGTGCTGAAGAACGCGATCGACTGGGCCTACAAGGAATTCATCCGCAAGCCGATCGGTTTCGTGGGCTACGGCGGCGTGGGTGCGGCGCGTGCCATCGAGCAACTGCGGCTGATCGCGGTCGAGATGCAGATGGCGCCGGTGCGCAATGCCGTGCACATCGGCATGGTCGAGTTCCTGGGCATCTGGCAGCAGGGCAAGACCTTTGAAGACTTCCCGCACCTGGGGCAGGCCGCCAAGGGCATGCTGGACGACATGGCGTGGTGGGCCAAGGCGCTGAAGACCGCGAGGGACACCGCATGA
- a CDS encoding DoxX family protein, translating into MTSPLPTSPTQRRIVWGVRILLALAFAAAGVSKLAGVPQMVQVFDAIGFGQWFRYVTGLVEVGGAVLLLVPATGFFGGLLLAATMVCAVATHLVLIGGNPAPAVVLALLSAFVAWRLRPVPSSAAATA; encoded by the coding sequence ATGACTTCCCCACTCCCCACTTCTCCCACCCAGCGCCGCATCGTCTGGGGCGTTCGCATCCTTCTTGCGCTGGCCTTCGCCGCCGCCGGCGTATCCAAGCTGGCCGGCGTGCCGCAGATGGTCCAGGTGTTCGATGCCATCGGCTTCGGCCAATGGTTCCGCTACGTGACGGGCCTCGTCGAGGTCGGCGGCGCGGTGCTGCTGCTTGTGCCCGCAACCGGCTTTTTCGGCGGCCTGCTGCTGGCCGCAACGATGGTCTGCGCCGTCGCCACGCACCTCGTGCTGATCGGCGGCAACCCCGCGCCGGCCGTCGTGCTCGCGCTGCTGTCGGCTTTTGTCGCCTGGCGCCTGCGGCCCGTGCCGTCGTCGGCTGCCGCGACTGCCTGA
- a CDS encoding LysR family transcriptional regulator, with protein sequence MLDLNDIAVFVQVVRHGSFAEAGRRLGLPPNTVSRRIQQLEAQLGTRLMQRSTRKLTLTSAGQEFHDRCAAAVDGLVAAGQELAAGGQAPSGLVRVAAPADFFDFFPMEWVADFLAAHPLVRLDFVLSDAPADLIAERIDVAFRGGVLRDSGYIGRRLATRSGGLLASPAYIARRGQPASLQDLVNHDCVTPPHPTGHTTWRLAGPDGEEEEVQVTGRFTGNTAQALRKAALAGLGITQLPPSMATRDAQEGRLVPVLPQYQYTGRGLSVVYPSRKHLPLAVSTFIDMVIGKLGQMDVLQEPAPPGKA encoded by the coding sequence ATGCTCGACCTCAACGACATCGCCGTGTTCGTGCAGGTAGTGCGCCACGGCAGCTTTGCCGAGGCCGGCCGGCGGCTGGGCCTGCCGCCCAACACCGTGAGCCGGCGCATCCAGCAGCTCGAAGCGCAACTGGGCACCCGGTTGATGCAGCGCTCGACACGCAAGCTGACGCTGACGAGCGCGGGGCAGGAATTTCACGACCGGTGCGCGGCAGCAGTCGACGGGCTGGTGGCGGCCGGGCAGGAACTGGCAGCGGGCGGGCAGGCGCCGAGCGGGCTCGTGCGGGTGGCGGCACCGGCGGATTTCTTCGATTTCTTCCCGATGGAGTGGGTCGCGGATTTCCTTGCGGCCCATCCGCTGGTCAGGCTCGACTTCGTGCTCAGCGACGCACCCGCCGACCTGATCGCGGAGCGGATCGACGTGGCGTTCCGTGGCGGCGTGCTGCGCGATTCGGGCTATATCGGCCGGCGGCTGGCCACGCGCAGCGGCGGCTTGCTGGCAAGCCCCGCCTACATCGCGCGGCGCGGCCAGCCCGCGAGCCTGCAGGACCTGGTGAACCACGACTGCGTGACCCCGCCGCACCCCACCGGCCACACCACCTGGCGACTCGCCGGCCCCGATGGGGAGGAAGAAGAAGTGCAGGTGACAGGCCGTTTCACCGGCAACACCGCGCAGGCGCTGCGCAAGGCGGCGCTGGCCGGGCTGGGCATCACGCAACTGCCGCCGTCAATGGCCACACGCGACGCGCAGGAAGGCCGGCTGGTGCCGGTGCTGCCGCAGTACCAGTACACGGGCCGGGGCTTGAGCGTGGTCTACCCGAGCCGCAAGCACCTGCCGCTGGCGGTGTCGACCTTCATCGACATGGTGATCGGCAAGCTGGGCCAGATGGACGTGCTGCAGGAGCCTGCACCGCCGGGGAAAGCCTAG
- a CDS encoding peptidylprolyl isomerase — MKIEKDTVVTIKYKVSDAQGKLIEASPEPMAYLHGGYENTLPKIEEALDGKEKGYQTVVDLSPEDAFGQRDEALARSIPKAEFPPGVKVGGQLQGRLDDGTEHVFTVMKIKGPVVLLDGNHPWAGKALRFSLQVTDVRAALPVEIEHKHVHGAHGHHH; from the coding sequence ATGAAAATCGAAAAAGACACCGTCGTCACCATCAAGTACAAAGTCTCGGACGCCCAGGGCAAGCTCATCGAAGCCAGCCCCGAGCCGATGGCCTACCTGCATGGCGGCTACGAGAACACGCTGCCCAAGATCGAGGAAGCGCTCGATGGCAAGGAGAAGGGCTACCAGACCGTGGTGGACCTCTCGCCCGAAGACGCCTTCGGCCAGCGCGATGAGGCGCTGGCGCGCAGCATCCCCAAGGCCGAGTTTCCGCCGGGCGTGAAGGTCGGCGGTCAACTGCAGGGCCGACTCGACGACGGCACCGAGCATGTGTTCACCGTGATGAAGATCAAGGGCCCGGTCGTGCTGCTCGACGGCAACCATCCGTGGGCCGGCAAGGCGCTGCGCTTCAGCCTGCAGGTGACGGACGTGCGCGCGGCGCTGCCAGTGGAAATCGAGCACAAGCATGTGCATGGGGCGCACGGGCACCACCACTGA
- a CDS encoding DUF6216 family protein — protein sequence MDFPNASNISSVFGVVAPLLIGAAFLWVVWRTESRHVLISRLWQLVHGKQEISDPEVRAFVDEQTSLISFRMFSGVPVTSLEAAHQLIEWTKLNGVQMRTLSVCGELFDPELRQIKVHKLPSRFSQAWRLVGLFTAVTIGFVSVVSLSSSKPLLTLNSTQRHFWGSANEATPFWPLTANALRVADCSQAASANAARTMFTEQEVGVLCGVLKSETAPEFMRKALSDQRWALVMLIVFALWLSWIGFFAWAAGFAAHNLARRHIDPSLPGSQLILDLGS from the coding sequence ATGGATTTCCCCAACGCTTCCAACATCTCCAGCGTTTTCGGCGTCGTCGCGCCCTTGCTCATCGGGGCCGCTTTTCTATGGGTTGTCTGGCGCACCGAATCACGCCATGTACTGATCAGCCGCCTGTGGCAGTTGGTTCATGGGAAGCAGGAGATTTCCGACCCGGAAGTCCGCGCATTCGTCGACGAGCAAACAAGCCTGATTTCATTTCGCATGTTTTCGGGCGTGCCGGTCACCAGCCTGGAGGCGGCGCACCAGCTGATTGAGTGGACGAAACTAAATGGGGTGCAGATGCGCACGTTGAGCGTGTGCGGAGAACTCTTCGATCCAGAGCTTCGCCAGATCAAGGTCCACAAGCTGCCGTCGCGGTTTTCTCAGGCTTGGAGACTCGTCGGACTTTTTACGGCGGTGACAATCGGCTTCGTCAGCGTGGTAAGCCTCTCCTCGTCGAAGCCGCTTCTAACGCTCAACAGCACACAGCGGCATTTCTGGGGGAGCGCAAATGAAGCGACGCCGTTTTGGCCTCTCACAGCGAACGCATTACGGGTCGCCGACTGCTCGCAAGCTGCGAGTGCGAATGCAGCGCGTACGATGTTCACTGAACAGGAGGTCGGCGTTCTTTGCGGCGTTCTGAAGTCAGAGACCGCTCCCGAATTCATGAGAAAGGCGCTGAGCGATCAGCGCTGGGCTTTGGTGATGTTGATTGTGTTCGCCCTGTGGCTTTCATGGATCGGCTTCTTTGCTTGGGCGGCCGGATTCGCCGCCCATAACCTCGCGAGGCGCCACATCGATCCATCGCTCCCAGGATCTCAGTTGATCTTGGATCTAGGCAGCTAG
- a CDS encoding CYTH and CHAD domain-containing protein, which translates to MATMEIEFKFCIPADRLKAVEAALRRGTVVRTRLQARYFDTADQQLAAHGMVLRLRKEGRRWVQTVKATGDNALHRLEHNVDLGAASATPDIDPQRHQGTPVGDRLTQLLADGGAPLVERQSTDIVRLTRDVRVSGPGGAIVEMALDVGKVVAHAGTPEQRESPVCELELELKRGDVQGLVSLSRRWSQQHGLWFSTVSKAERGARLLAAQDIVPAVKAEAPRFATQHPDGRAIQQAVVASCLAQMLPNASEIAAGSTDEEQIHQLRIGIRRLRTALRELAGLDVASGLFDAGEWEPPLVDAFRALGALRDREQVVKLAQPQLRDAGAPDFDPLAGDDTAARGPSPGDAVRAPAFQSVLVSLIGFTAAGSAEAAPTHNAEEAPETPSVPAPMSADDAYRLLRKRLQHLHKQAVRDGARFESLDTESQHRVRKRLKRLRYLAEFIAPLFDAEGKSSSAAERYLKHLRPAQDALGEFNDEAVALALYREAAARDGRAWFAVGWFSARHAVHAKTCRKALGGIEEAPRFWKKGD; encoded by the coding sequence ATGGCCACCATGGAAATCGAGTTCAAGTTCTGCATTCCCGCCGACCGCCTGAAGGCCGTCGAAGCCGCCTTGCGGCGCGGCACCGTGGTCCGCACCCGCCTGCAGGCCCGTTATTTCGATACCGCCGACCAGCAGCTCGCCGCGCACGGCATGGTGCTGCGGCTGCGCAAGGAGGGGCGGCGCTGGGTGCAGACCGTCAAGGCCACGGGCGACAACGCGCTGCATCGGCTGGAGCACAACGTCGACCTGGGTGCGGCCAGCGCGACACCCGATATCGATCCGCAACGTCACCAGGGCACGCCGGTCGGCGACCGGCTCACCCAGCTGCTGGCCGATGGCGGCGCGCCGCTGGTCGAGCGGCAATCGACCGACATCGTGCGGCTCACGCGCGACGTGCGCGTCAGCGGGCCCGGCGGCGCGATCGTGGAGATGGCGCTCGACGTCGGCAAGGTCGTCGCCCATGCGGGCACGCCCGAGCAGCGCGAATCGCCCGTGTGCGAGCTGGAGCTGGAACTCAAGCGTGGCGATGTGCAGGGGCTGGTGTCGCTCTCACGCCGCTGGTCACAGCAGCACGGGCTGTGGTTCAGCACCGTCTCGAAGGCCGAGCGCGGCGCGCGCCTGCTGGCCGCGCAGGACATCGTGCCCGCCGTGAAAGCCGAGGCGCCGCGCTTCGCCACACAGCATCCCGACGGCCGCGCCATCCAGCAGGCCGTGGTCGCGTCCTGCCTGGCGCAGATGCTGCCCAATGCCAGCGAGATCGCGGCCGGCAGCACCGACGAAGAGCAGATCCACCAACTGCGCATCGGCATCCGGCGCCTGCGCACCGCGCTGCGCGAACTGGCGGGGCTCGACGTAGCCTCGGGCCTGTTCGATGCCGGTGAATGGGAGCCGCCGCTGGTCGACGCCTTCCGCGCGCTCGGCGCCCTGCGCGACCGCGAACAGGTCGTGAAGCTGGCGCAGCCGCAACTGCGCGATGCGGGCGCGCCGGACTTCGATCCGCTGGCTGGCGACGACACGGCCGCCCGTGGGCCGTCGCCCGGTGATGCGGTGCGTGCGCCGGCATTTCAAAGCGTGCTGGTTTCGCTGATCGGATTCACGGCCGCCGGATCTGCGGAGGCCGCGCCGACGCACAACGCCGAAGAAGCCCCCGAAACCCCGTCAGTGCCCGCTCCGATGAGCGCTGACGACGCCTACCGATTGCTGCGCAAGCGCCTGCAGCATCTGCACAAACAGGCTGTGCGCGACGGTGCCCGCTTCGAGTCACTGGACACCGAAAGCCAGCACCGCGTGCGCAAGCGGCTCAAGCGCCTGCGCTACCTCGCCGAGTTCATCGCGCCGCTGTTCGACGCGGAGGGAAAGTCGTCGTCAGCCGCCGAGCGCTACCTGAAGCACCTGCGCCCCGCGCAGGACGCGCTGGGCGAGTTCAATGACGAAGCCGTCGCGCTCGCGCTCTACCGCGAAGCCGCGGCGCGCGATGGGCGTGCGTGGTTTGCGGTCGGCTGGTTCAGCGCGAGGCATGCGGTCCATGCGAAGACATGCCGCAAGGCGCTGGGCGGGATTGAGGAGGCACCGCGGTTCTGGAAGAAGGGCGACTAG
- a CDS encoding VOC family protein, with protein sequence MANKQIFVNLPVKNLDKTKAFFAALGYSFNAQFTDANAACMVIEKDSIFAMLLVEDFFKTFTTKSITDTRTSTEVLVCLSCESRAEVDAMVAKAVAAGGTVPREPQDYGFMYGHGFQDIDGHLWELMYMDPNAVVTHQNP encoded by the coding sequence ATGGCCAACAAACAGATTTTCGTGAACCTTCCCGTCAAGAACCTCGACAAGACCAAGGCATTCTTTGCCGCGCTGGGCTACTCCTTCAACGCGCAATTCACCGACGCGAATGCCGCGTGCATGGTGATCGAGAAGGACAGCATCTTCGCGATGCTGCTGGTCGAGGACTTCTTCAAGACCTTCACCACCAAGAGCATCACCGACACCCGCACGAGCACCGAGGTGCTGGTGTGCCTCTCGTGCGAGAGCCGCGCCGAGGTCGATGCGATGGTCGCCAAGGCGGTGGCCGCCGGCGGCACGGTGCCGCGCGAACCGCAGGACTACGGCTTCATGTACGGCCACGGTTTCCAGGACATCGACGGCCACCTGTGGGAGCTGATGTACATGGACCCGAACGCCGTCGTGACGCACCAGAACCCGTGA
- a CDS encoding pirin family protein gives MSDNNKSPIVQIAPLGFPWQTIDPFLFCVYHDDAYPKANGQMGPQASLAGRQIGQDFSRKDGWSMYHGDTVPGFPSHPHRGFETVTIVRKGLVDHSDSLGATARFGGGDVQWLTAGKGIVHSEMFPLLDAGAPNPLELFQIWLNLPAKNKMAEPHFTMFWSDAIPRFASDDAKGGRTDVAVIAGRLGDAANGQDPIQPLAPPPDSWASQADADVAIWTIKMTPGAQWTLPAATGEGTRRMLYFFKGAVAHIAGQRVEGPAAIELRANADVEIANGNDEASEFLVLQGRPIAEPVAQYGPFVMNTQAEISQTMADYRRTQFGGWPWDDSAPVHAHDAARFARHPGGREEIPAA, from the coding sequence ATGTCCGACAACAACAAGAGCCCCATCGTCCAGATCGCACCCCTCGGTTTTCCGTGGCAGACGATCGACCCGTTCCTGTTCTGCGTCTATCACGACGACGCGTACCCGAAGGCCAATGGGCAGATGGGACCGCAGGCCTCGCTGGCCGGGCGCCAGATCGGCCAGGACTTCAGCCGCAAGGACGGCTGGAGCATGTACCACGGCGACACGGTGCCGGGCTTTCCCTCGCACCCGCATCGCGGCTTCGAGACGGTGACCATCGTGCGCAAGGGGCTGGTCGATCACTCCGACTCGCTGGGCGCCACCGCGCGCTTCGGCGGCGGTGATGTGCAGTGGCTCACGGCCGGCAAGGGCATCGTGCATTCGGAGATGTTCCCGCTGCTCGACGCGGGCGCGCCGAATCCGCTGGAGCTGTTCCAGATCTGGCTGAACCTGCCGGCGAAGAACAAGATGGCCGAGCCGCACTTCACCATGTTCTGGTCGGATGCGATCCCACGCTTCGCCTCCGACGACGCGAAGGGCGGCCGCACCGACGTCGCAGTGATCGCGGGCCGCCTGGGCGACGCCGCCAACGGACAAGACCCGATCCAGCCGCTCGCACCGCCGCCCGACTCGTGGGCTTCGCAGGCCGATGCCGACGTGGCGATCTGGACCATCAAGATGACGCCCGGCGCCCAATGGACGCTGCCCGCCGCCACGGGCGAGGGCACGCGGCGCATGCTGTATTTCTTCAAGGGCGCGGTGGCGCACATCGCCGGCCAGCGTGTGGAAGGCCCGGCCGCCATCGAGCTGCGCGCGAATGCAGACGTGGAAATTGCCAACGGCAACGACGAAGCCAGCGAGTTCCTGGTGCTGCAGGGCCGCCCGATCGCCGAGCCGGTGGCGCAGTACGGCCCCTTCGTGATGAACACGCAGGCCGAGATCAGCCAGACCATGGCCGACTACCGCCGCACCCAGTTCGGCGGCTGGCCCTGGGACGATTCGGCGCCGGTGCACGCGCACGATGCGGCGCGCTTTGCGCGGCATCCGGGCGGGCGCGAGGAAATTCCTGCGGCTTAG
- a CDS encoding YciI family protein, translating into MFIVTLTYIRPLEELDALMDAHLTWLKKHYASGLFVASGRQVPRKGGVILARSGDRDGLDAVLARDPFVQNGVARTDVIEFIPSMTALSVEVLKTF; encoded by the coding sequence ATGTTCATCGTCACCCTCACCTACATCCGCCCGCTCGAAGAACTCGACGCGCTGATGGACGCGCACCTCACCTGGCTCAAGAAGCACTACGCCAGCGGCCTGTTCGTGGCCTCGGGTCGACAGGTGCCGCGCAAGGGCGGCGTGATCCTTGCGCGCTCCGGCGATCGGGACGGGCTCGACGCCGTGCTTGCGCGCGATCCGTTCGTGCAGAACGGCGTCGCACGCACCGACGTGATCGAGTTCATTCCCAGCATGACCGCCTTGAGCGTCGAAGTCCTCAAGACGTTCTGA
- a CDS encoding Nramp family divalent metal transporter, with protein MFFPLPRKATAPFCPSEVKGSVAVPQDLPFFRKLLRYAGPGLLVSVGYMDPGNWATDIEAGSKFGYGLLFVVLLASLAAMLLQTLCVRLGLVTQKDLARACRAHYSPRVNRLLWLGAELAIVACDLAEVLGSALALHLLFGVSIPVGIGITAFDTLLVLGLQGAGFRRVEAIVLGLVGTIAGCFIVELAMAPPNWFGVAMGFGPSLERLQQPGALYLAIGIVGATVMPHNLYLHSSIVQTRLIADTDAARHEAVRFCTLDAVVSLSLALLVNAAIMVLAASAFHATGHREVTEIDDAYRLIEPIVGSALAATLFGIALLASGQSSTFTGTIAGQLIMEGFLDLKIPCWQRRLITRGLALGPAFLGVWWFGDGGVGKMLVLSQVVLSFQLPFAMWPLIRFTSNRQMMGGFANGPVRKGLAWLLFGAISAANVWLVASVLVGGV; from the coding sequence ATGTTCTTCCCGCTGCCGCGCAAGGCCACCGCGCCCTTCTGCCCTTCCGAGGTCAAGGGCAGCGTGGCGGTGCCGCAGGATCTGCCCTTCTTTCGCAAGTTGCTGCGCTACGCGGGCCCGGGGCTGCTGGTGTCGGTCGGCTACATGGACCCGGGCAACTGGGCCACCGACATCGAGGCCGGATCGAAGTTCGGCTACGGCCTGCTCTTCGTGGTGCTGCTCGCGAGCCTCGCGGCCATGTTGCTGCAAACGCTGTGCGTGCGGCTCGGGCTGGTCACGCAGAAAGACCTGGCGCGTGCGTGCCGCGCGCATTACTCGCCGCGCGTCAACCGCCTGCTGTGGCTCGGTGCCGAGCTGGCCATCGTGGCCTGCGACCTCGCCGAGGTGCTGGGCAGCGCGCTGGCGCTGCATCTGCTGTTCGGCGTGTCGATCCCGGTCGGCATCGGCATCACGGCCTTCGACACCTTGCTGGTGCTGGGCCTGCAGGGCGCGGGCTTTCGCCGCGTCGAGGCCATCGTGCTCGGGCTGGTGGGCACCATCGCCGGCTGCTTCATCGTCGAGCTGGCAATGGCCCCGCCCAACTGGTTCGGCGTGGCGATGGGCTTCGGCCCCAGCCTGGAGCGGCTGCAGCAGCCGGGCGCGCTGTACCTGGCCATCGGCATCGTCGGCGCGACCGTGATGCCGCACAACCTGTACCTGCATTCGTCCATCGTGCAGACGCGGCTGATCGCCGACACCGATGCGGCCCGGCACGAGGCGGTGCGCTTCTGCACGCTCGACGCGGTGGTGTCGCTGTCGCTCGCGCTGCTGGTCAACGCGGCGATCATGGTGCTGGCGGCCAGTGCCTTCCATGCCACGGGCCACCGCGAAGTGACCGAGATCGACGATGCCTACCGCCTCATCGAGCCCATCGTCGGCAGCGCGCTCGCGGCCACGCTGTTCGGCATTGCGCTGCTGGCCTCGGGGCAAAGCTCGACCTTCACCGGCACCATCGCGGGCCAGCTCATCATGGAAGGTTTTCTGGACCTGAAGATCCCGTGCTGGCAGCGCCGGCTGATCACGCGGGGGCTCGCACTGGGCCCGGCCTTTCTGGGCGTCTGGTGGTTCGGCGATGGTGGCGTGGGCAAGATGCTGGTGCTCAGCCAGGTGGTGCTGAGCTTCCAGTTGCCGTTCGCGATGTGGCCGCTGATCCGCTTCACCAGCAACCGCCAGATGATGGGCGGCTTTGCCAATGGGCCGGTGCGGAAGGGGCTGGCGTGGCTGCTGTTCGGCGCGATCAGCGCGGCCAATGTGTGGCTGGTGGCGTCGGTGCTCGTCGGCGGCGTGTAG
- a CDS encoding putative quinol monooxygenase → MIHVLAVITAKPGQRAALLEAFAANRAAVLAEAGCIEFAATVDAQGVPPSKASFGPDTFVVVEKWETLAHLQAHAVAPHMVAHSAKTKELTAAKLIHVLEPV, encoded by the coding sequence ATGATCCACGTCCTTGCCGTCATCACCGCCAAGCCGGGCCAGCGCGCCGCACTGCTCGAAGCCTTCGCCGCCAACCGCGCGGCCGTGCTCGCCGAAGCAGGCTGCATCGAATTTGCCGCCACGGTCGATGCGCAAGGCGTTCCGCCGTCGAAGGCCAGCTTCGGCCCCGATACCTTCGTCGTGGTCGAGAAGTGGGAAACGCTGGCCCACCTGCAAGCGCACGCCGTGGCACCGCACATGGTGGCGCACAGCGCGAAGACGAAGGAACTGACGGCGGCCAAGCTGATTCACGTGCTCGAACCGGTCTGA